The segment GCATAAAAAGCTGATTATCTGTATTCTGAAATACCATACCTACTTTGGTTCTTATGAGAGTCAACGTTTTTTTAGAAATGAATACACCACCTACATCGATTTCTCCCTCCATAGGTAGAATTGTGCCATTTAGGTGCTTCAAAAGGGTTGTTTTTCCAGATCCATTTTCCCCTAAAACAGCTACAGAATCACCATGATTCACTCTAAAAGTGATATTTTTCAAAACCTTTGTACCATCAGGATAGGTATAGCTAAGATCTGTGACTTGTATGTAGTGGTGACTCACTTATATTACCCTTATGATGGTAATATATATCATCGAAATAGTGAGAAAAACAAGATCTCTTAAACTAACATCGATCTGTTTTTTTACACTGAAATTAAGGCCACCTTTAGAAAGTATCGCCTCGTAAATTGATTCGGATCTATATAGAGCCCTTTGAAACATGCTGGAAATGATATTTTTCATATATTTATAATTAAGTTTATTGTAGCTTTTATTTCTGCTACTTATGGCTTCAATAGTTTGTATTATGTCAGAAAGGAATAAAAAAAGAAATCGATACATTATGGTCATTGATAATGCTATCTCCTGGGGTAGTTTTAAGATTTTTAAGGAATTTACAATGTCAGAAAATCTTGTGGAGGAAATGATTGAGGATGTTATTATTACGATATTTAAAAACTTTATATATATATTCAAGGCGGATATTACTCCTGCATTTATTGTATACCCTGATAAAGTATAGATATTTTTATCAAACAAAGGATTTAAAATGGCTATAGATAATATGAAGAGAGAGGAGTAGAGAATTATTTTTGAAAGGTAACGTAAGGTAATTGGTGATATGAAGAAGATATATACGCAATAGGTGGTTAGAAACAACGATTTAACAAGATCGTACTTGTTTATAGATACATTTATTACTGAAAAAAAGATGAAAAGTAAAATCTTAAAAAAGGGGGATATCATGGTCATCAATCCCCCTTTTGAAGGCATTTCTTCAATATCTATAAGAAATTGTAACGTTTTTTGTGTATTCATCTATCTGTTTTTCTATTTGTTAATATACCCAGTATAGCAGCAAATATTATCGTAATAATTGAACCTATGATACCTGATATAGATGTACCCAGATTTGATTGATTGTTGTGAAAATTATAATCTGGCAAAAAAGATATTTTTTCCTGGATGGTACCTAAAAAATGGTGTACTGAGGCAATCAAGCTTGTGGGTTCTTTCTCTTCGCCAATTATTTTAAATACACTCCACTCAAGACCATCTGGTTTTTCTGATGCAAAAAGGGAAAAGATGGATGCTATCATTATTGTTATTACAAAAATTGGTACAACAGGTTTTAATTTATCGCCGCTATAATCCTCTGATGGGTATATTTTATGTATAATATTGTATGCTCCAACCGTGATTAATCCTTCTACTATTGATATTAATAGGTGGATGAAAACCATGAGGTAAAGCAATCTGGAAAATGGCAATTCAGCTATACCTGAAACAGCTGTTTGTAATGCCACAGATATTGCTCCTATAATTAGAGATAAAGCAGCGCCGAGCCATATGGCAAAATTTGTTAACTTATTCTTAAATAATGAATCGATTAGTGGATAAACTACAAATGATGGTACAAATCCCAGATTGAAGATATTACATCCCAATGCCAATATACCACCATCTGCAAAAAATAAAGCCTGAACTATTAAGACAGAAGCCATTGAAAGAAAAGCAAGATAGGGTCCAAGAATGATGGATAGCAAAAATCCTCCAGCAAAATGACCACTGGAACCTGTGCCTGGTATAGAAAAATTCACCATTTGAAGTGCGAAAACAAATGCCGCCATTACACCCATAAGAGGAATAGTTTTCTCTTTTTCCTCTTTCCTCAGCTTTTTGACGGAATAGGCCATTGTGCCAATTGAAACTGCCCAAAAAGTAACACCTGTGGGTACTGATATTAAAGCATCACTCATATGCATAAAACACCTCACTAAGGTAATCTAACTTTATACTACCAAAATAGCTCCTATTGTCAAGAAAACATATGTAAAGAAAGTGAATAAAGATATTGATTTGAATTAAAAAATATATTAAATAGGTAAAGCTTTTATTACATTGAAAATGGAGGCAGTATGAAAAAGCTTGTTTATTTTGTATCAATTTTAATGCTTGTTGTTTTTGTAACATCACTTTTTGCGGCCAATACTAGGGATGGACGAAGAAAATTCAGGAAAAATTGCTACCAGATGTGTCACAAAAAAGATGGCATTATACCTTCCAGTTATACGTCTGCTAAATGGGATTCTTATTTTACAAATAATATGGAAAAACTTAAAAAAGTTCATAAAAATAATGAGCTTGAAAAATCGAAACTGTCTGTCGAAGAACTTAATAACATCCATCAATACCTGCTGGAGCACTCCCTCGACAGTAGAGCACCGGAAACATGTGAGGGTTAAAGAATTATTTTCTTTTGGTGTTTCATCTGATTGTAGATAGAAGGGGTGTCTTATAAAAGATACCCCATTATTCGTAAATTTTGTGATTTCAAAACCTTTAAGGGTGGATTGATGCATATATTTTCAGAAAAATTGTTGATCCCTTTTGCATTGCTTATAATACATATGGTTATATCTACTATTGGTTATTGTCTGATAACCAATTGGGAGTATTCAATTATTGATTGTTTATATATGACAGTAATTACAATAACTACCATCGGTTATTCTGAAATAGTAAATTTAGAAAATAATCCTGCAGGTAGGGTTTTTACAGTTTTTGTAGCATTTTTTGGTATAGGTATATTAAGCTATATTATTTCTAATGTTACAGCATATGTTCTGGAAGGGGAGCTTAATAAGAATTACAGGAGAAAGAGAATGGAAAAATCAATAAGTAAGCTTACTTCCCATTATATTTTGTGTGGAAGTGAAGATGTGGCATACTACATTATAAAAGAGCTTATAGAGACTGGACGTGAGTTTGTTATCA is part of the Calditerrivibrio nitroreducens DSM 19672 genome and harbors:
- a CDS encoding cytochrome c family protein; translation: MKKLVYFVSILMLVVFVTSLFAANTRDGRRKFRKNCYQMCHKKDGIIPSSYTSAKWDSYFTNNMEKLKKVHKNNELEKSKLSVEELNNIHQYLLEHSLDSRAPETCEG
- a CDS encoding energy-coupling factor ABC transporter permease codes for the protein MSDALISVPTGVTFWAVSIGTMAYSVKKLRKEEKEKTIPLMGVMAAFVFALQMVNFSIPGTGSSGHFAGGFLLSIILGPYLAFLSMASVLIVQALFFADGGILALGCNIFNLGFVPSFVVYPLIDSLFKNKLTNFAIWLGAALSLIIGAISVALQTAVSGIAELPFSRLLYLMVFIHLLISIVEGLITVGAYNIIHKIYPSEDYSGDKLKPVVPIFVITIMIASIFSLFASEKPDGLEWSVFKIIGEEKEPTSLIASVHHFLGTIQEKISFLPDYNFHNNQSNLGTSISGIIGSIITIIFAAILGILTNRKTDR
- a CDS encoding energy-coupling factor transporter transmembrane component T family protein; the protein is MTMISPFFKILLFIFFSVINVSINKYDLVKSLFLTTYCVYIFFISPITLRYLSKIILYSSLFILSIAILNPLFDKNIYTLSGYTINAGVISALNIYIKFLNIVIITSSIISSTRFSDIVNSLKILKLPQEIALSMTIMYRFLFLFLSDIIQTIEAISSRNKSYNKLNYKYMKNIISSMFQRALYRSESIYEAILSKGGLNFSVKKQIDVSLRDLVFLTISMIYITIIRVI